A region of the Sardina pilchardus chromosome 3, fSarPil1.1, whole genome shotgun sequence genome:
CCCAGCAGCCCTGTAGTCTCCAAGAGACCCTAAATGACCTTGACATCTGGGTCAAAGACCACAAAATGAAACTCAACCCGAAGAAATGTAAAGTTGTCCATGTCACCCATATGAGAAACCCTCCTGCTCTGCCAGCTCTGCTCATTGATCAGAACACCCTAGACAGCTCTGAAACAGTTAAAGTCCTGGGGGTCACCATCCAACAGAACTTAAAGTGGGATAGTCAAGTGAACCATATGCTCACTTCAGCCAATAGGAAGCTCTTTGCCCTTCGACGTCTGAAGAAATTTGGAGTCCTGGACTCTGAATTGGTATCCATCTTTTCAGGCTATGTGAGGCCTGTGCTGGAATATGCTGCCCCGGTATGGCACAGCTCACTGACAACAGCACAAGAAAAGGTACTAGAAAGTATCCAGAAACGGGCTTGTAAAATTATCCTTGGTCGGAGGTACTCGGGGTACCCAGAGGCCCTTACTACCCTTGGACTGtgcacattaacagaaaggCGCACTCAACTATGTCTGGGCTTTGCCAAAAAGCTGATGAAGTCCAGCTACAGAGACTGGCTACCTCCCCTTAGAGAAACGCTAACTGATCGGAAAACAAGAAATTCAAATAAACTGTCCATTCCTACATGCAGAACCGAGAGATACAAAAAATCATCAATCCCATACATGTGTGGACTCTTAAATGGACCCTAAAATGACAATGGATTGCAGATGTCGCCTATTTGACATATTTTAGCTTATGTatataatgttttttaatgaatgtatttattgtaACAGCATATTGTAATTCAGTGTTTATGATGACAGCTGTTTGTATGTCCTTATGAACCTGCAATAATGGCTGAAATTCAAATAAACTAAATGATAGCTGGGATATGAGTGATGCACAGGTGGTGTGTAGACAGCTGCATTGTGGAAGAGCTGTCTCTGCCCCCAAAGGAGCCAGCTTTGGCATGGGGAGTGGGAACATCTGGATGGATGATGTCAGCTGTACTGGTTCTGAAGGATCCCTTACAGAGTGCTCCCATAGTGGCTTAGGAACACACAACTGTGGCCATGGTGAagatgctggtgtggtgtgctcaGGTAAGTCAATTTGATGTAATACTGTACTATTAGGCCTGTTGATACTGTGCAGCTTGGTCTTATAGTGCTTGTCATTAGGAAATATAATTTCCTAATGACAAGCGCTTTATCATTAGGAAAGCCAATAACTACAGGAAACTGGTGAATCTATCAGGTGAAGAGTGATTCCCTCTCGATGATTGTCCACTAGAAGACCCAAAGGAGCTGTGGCAAGAGTCACCTTCCCTTCACCTAATGAATGACCATCCAGAGCAGTGACAGTGTAATgacgtcacttttctgaaccaatgagggaacagaaagCGGTCGAAGGAAAACTCGTGAAGCATCTGCGCACTGTTGGAAAATATCAATTGATTATAGAACCCCTGTTAACCTAATCATTTCTGACCTTGCTAAATATGGGAAGTTTCTGTTACAAAGTAATATTACTATAGACAGTGGGCAGACACCCAAAACATTGCAATATGAACGTCAATTCATTCTATGAGTGCTTTCTATGAGTGCTTTCTATCACAATTTGCTAATTAGATTAGTTTTCTCCGGGGATAGTGTTGCGCAGGCCCTCCTCGGCCGCTTAATTCGGGAGGTACCAAAACACAAGTAATAATCCTAGCTGCAGACCGGTCAGGGGCTACGGTGCTGACCTGGGTCGCTACACTCACCtgaaaataaacacttaaagggataatccggagtgaaatgcactttagatcgatttttcggactattgggagtacatacgttgagttgacaccaaaatcatgtcattcggatgtattttgagaatgttcgagttcaccgtttttagccaaaactcgttagcctggaagtgaccggggcatgTCCTtttgccgctacaaaacgctatttttatacctcttctactgttccaaccaacactacacttacgtggtagcgagtagagggtccctaaagccaaaccgaagtatccccacgtctttatgtggtcggatagagagtccagaatgaatttaatcgagtccgtacctttccggaaatgttattaaaatgttgttaacgcgttgctagctgcagcagtgacatttccggaaaggtaaagtgtgtgacctcacaaatgtgtttctgaaagaatggtaaaaaacatcccataaacacactgtggaaagtcttccctgaagctgttatagctgcaaagcgtggactgacatcatattaaaccctatggatacCATATTAAACCCTAATGGGTTGTAACTgaaattcatatgtgagtcaataggccagtcaatctagctcaaaaaagggccaaaacttaaactaattgcaatagtaatggttcatactttttattgatccttaaaccctcctgcatcacatattaaaaatctacccatttatatttagtggaacatacttttattcaaggtagcaatttccaatgcattttgccattgggatttactgccggtgaaatgggtaaaattttaaactatagatatcaaattgaaactttcacagttgtttactcacattaaggcaaatattttttatattgcaagttgatgtttagatatgcaaatgagaccagttttacgtaaatatgcaataatttgcatatatttctagaaaactaaataaGCTTCAAAATAagtgctgcattttgcttctatattggataccaaaagcctatgcaaagggaatattagatatcacttcatatcacctcagaaatgaggaaatcaagtcaagtcaaaatcaatgcgtttcaatgtaagtacattatagaacaaatgattgtcaatgatatggtatgatggaagtatctcaagtcacatgccaagtcacataaggaagatatgacctttagacaacatatcaagtaagttggcatgcactgagatacttccatcataccatatcattgacaatgatttgcaagggaccacatgtacagactctacaaatactaaccattatatccattttttatttaaatgacttgaaagagatcgtcaggtataaatgcaccatacagtagtggtcagttcattcatttagatgctgttatccaatctgttcaacagagtttgccagtcagaccactatacctttgccagcaccaccacccagcaagcttcatcaactccagccatgccggtaaatacagtgcctattgacagcctacacaccatGGGCGTAGGCAGAAATCATAAAATGGGTGGGCCTAGAATAATTCAGGTGGGCCTGAACCCAAAATATGAAAATtcaaatttgacaaattatTTTAGAAATGGATTCCAAGTTAAATGATGATCATGCGTCATTAGGCTACATAACATCGCAAGCAACGTTACCACTTCTCACAGCACTGGCAAAGTGTTTTCAATAGCTGAGGGACAGTGGTTGTCATTATATCGTTTATATGGGCCTATTCCGTGCTACCACTTTTAACGCACAACTGAGAAATAGGCGATTGTTATTAATCAGCTATAAGATGCTGCAACCTATCCAAAACGTCTACCAAGCCTTCTCTGGGTCTGTACTAGGCTATATCTTGGGTAGGCTATTAGTTTACaagcgcttttgcacacctctttagtggggacaggtgcgttggaATAGGTTTTAACAAgttatagcctacttaaaagagagaagagagaatcccgcacactggccattacgcatgcaaactTTTATTCACAGTATTCACGACGTTTccgtcatagaccttcctcaggtgaatttatGACCGAAACGTCGTGAATACTGTGAATACAAGTTTgtatgcgtaatggacagtgtgcgggattctctcttttaaGTATATCTTGGGTATTGCCATCAATgttcaaataaaatatattttcctttttcatttaaTTCGCCCAGTTCCCAAACGTTGCTGATACTAATATGCAACTGCATGTTTGTGGACATCGTGCCATTTACCtgtgagattattatgtcaGTCAGCTGCACTCTCTCACGTCCTTTACAGCATTGATTCCCGGGGTCGGAGATTTTATTTGAGTCGACCGTATAGTGACAATTTAGGCAATACCTACTTTCTAAATATTATCAGCCGCAGTTGTAACGAAGGGACATTGAGACCTGCTGCGTCTACTTTGATTAGCAGGTTAATGAACTGCACTCATAGGACTACAGATATTCGTTTGTTTAGCTTCAAATATCGCTTCGTCCGTCTACTTTTAAATAATATGACGCTGAAGCCCTGGCAGATGCGTGTTTGGTCCTAGCAGCCAGTGGCGCCTGCTCAGCTACGAGTACCGAAAGAATCTCCCTGTGTATATATTCACTCCatgttggcctaccataacttcccagctatttatctctttctgtaaaataactacat
Encoded here:
- the LOC134076986 gene encoding putative DMBT1-like protein isoform X2, giving the protein MSDAQVVCRQLHCGRAVSAPKGASFGMGSGNIWMDDVSCTGSEGSLTECSHSGLGTHNCGHGEDAGVVCSEFASQTTIPLPAPPPSKLHQLQPCRVYQSDIGLHLCQIRSQCCQ
- the LOC134076986 gene encoding deleted in malignant brain tumors 1 protein-like isoform X1, which gives rise to MSDAQVVCRQLHCGRAVSAPKGASFGMGSGNIWMDDVSCTGSEGSLTECSHSGLGTHNCGHGEDAGVVCSEFASQTTIPLPAPPPSKLHQLQPCRRKHVDGSEKSLPVRHRPTPLSNSLTMLPVTPQQGRTAFSLIWHQYQGRNKP